The DNA region CTTAGTTAAACTACCTTTTTTATTTTAAAACTAGAATTAATACTCCAAAAATTAAAGTAGAGGCAACAAATCCAACACCAACTAATCCAGCAATTATTCCAGTATTAAGATAGACCTTTACTTTTGCTAATTCCTTCCCTTCTCCAATAGTCCTCATATTTTAAATTTCTTTTTTGATAATCTAATGCGTTCATGTTCTTATCGAGTATGGCAAAAGGAGAATTAGTAAATTTCATGGCATAACACCTCTAAAAAAAATAGTTTATTGAATATTTAATAGATATGAGATTTTATTTATCTCAAGTAACTAGATCCTCTATAAGTAAGCTTTATTGTTTTCTCTTCTTGGCTCTTGCAATATACGAAAGATTTGCCGTTAAAATACATGTTTACCATTATGCAGCTCCTGGTCTTGATCAAGTCCCCGTCCTATGGCTTGATTCGTACTGCGGTCTATCTAATAGTAGATCGGACGATTTGGTAGCATTTACTACACTTTATTTATAGAGTATTTATACTCAGTTGTCAACCCTTAAGATTAAAATTTTCAGTCGCAATAGACTAAACAATGCTGATTAGTTGGATGTTCTCTACATTCCCTCTTCCAATAGTCTTCAAATAAATGGTTATCTCTATCAAGATTTCTTGTTATTTCTTCCGTTCTGTTTCCAGCATAATTAAATGCTTTTAGGTATCTTGGAAGGATTGTGAATTGATTGAATAGTTTCATTTAGACCTCCTAGATCTATACTTATATTGTCCTCCTATAGCCTTGAAATTTATAGGTCGGTTTGAGGAACTATTAGGTACGGGAAGAGGTATATATTTTGAATCAAAAAATACTAAAGCAGTCCTAAAATTAATACATGGTTGTCATGAGGCAGTTGCAGGGATACAACTGAAGCCAACCATAAATTATTAGAGATCAATTCAAGATTTAAAACACACTCATTATTTAAAAAGAAATCTTCTCCACTTTAGATAAAACTAAAATAAATCAGGATTTGAAAACAATGTAATCATAGATACCAACAGGTATTTAGCTAATTGATTATATATTTAACACACGAGTTAACCCGTTCCAATTTGTTGACTCTGAGGTTTTACCGTTGATTCCTTATCTTCTGAAAGTTGTTCCTTGCAGCTTTAGATTAAAAAACGGTCTTTATTTAATCTAAACCATGCAAAAGAAAATCGTAAAAAAATATGCTGAATTAATGCATCAGGCGCAACAAGCTACTGGAAGAAAAGAAGCAGTTGGACTAATACATAAAGCAGCAAAGTTAAAAACTAAATTTGATAATTACGAGATGATGTGATCATCTACAAAGCAATTTTCCCAAATAAGAATGTCATTCTTAAATAAATTCTCGATTAAAGATATCATTCTCTCAAGCAAAGAGGCATATCAAAAGGAACTCAAGAACAACGGTGTGGGTTCACAAATAGGAAGGTCATTATTTAATAAATTTTCAATTAAAGATATCATTCTCTCAAGCAAAGAGGCATATCAAAAAGAACTCAAGAACAACGGTGTGGGTTCACAAATAGGTAAGTCATTATTTAATAAATTCTCGATTAAAGATTTTTCCTTCAATATTTCCAACAGATAAGCGTAATTTATAAAGGGGTACCGTCATGATATATAGAGGAAAGGGGTACACTTTCCCAAATAGTAAATTTGATGGATAATAAATTTATAGTTATTTATTGCGAAGATCAATCTATAAATTGTCACTTTGACTAGCAAGTGACTAGCAGATAACTTACTTACTTTTTCCTCCAAATCAATTGATATGACTCAAGAAAATTTCTGGCTAATGAAGTGGGTACTTGATGCTAAAAACTAAAGCCTTCCAAATCCCTTAATTCTTTTTTCTGTTTTATATCCTGCTTGTACGAATTGAGTATTATCAGTCCCGACATCATAAAGAGTATAATTTTTTCCTGCCCCAATACCAATAACAGCTTTTTGAGGAACTTTCTGCTCTTTCTTACGATTTCCATTTAAATCTTCTACTTCAGAATTAACAATCCCCTCTGTCAATTCCAAGTGAAACTGTTGTTTACTTCTTGCAGTAAATAATCTGTTTACCTGAAGACGTGTAAGTCTATCAAGGAGTGTCAGTGGCGGCGTATCTAGTGTTAAATTTTCGCCAACATCTTTTGAGCTTCCGTGAATCAAACCACAATCAAGTTCAACAAATCCAAATTGAAGTGCTGCTATCCAATCAAGAAATGATTTGTCTACAGCATTCGTAAGAGACTTAACTACTTCTTCACCCTTATTTATTCTCAAAGCTTCAGCTCTTTGATCACCACGGTAACCACTTTCCAAGAGGATTTGTTCTTCCCACCAACCATATATGCACCATGGTTGTAAATCATTACTTTTTGGATTAATTAACCTATGGAGAAGCCTATTACAGTTTTTTTCAGGACCTATCATATCCCCCAAAACAAAAAGAGTTATATTACCAGGAGTTTTTTTTAAGTCTTTTTGAATAAGTTCATAAGTATCTAGATCCCCTTTAAGACCACTTACGAGTGCCCAGCGTTCTATCATCTTTCACAAACATGAGATGCATCTTCAGCTTGTTCTGCAAATTCGAATCCATTTTTTAAACGCCATGCAAAAATCGGAGGAAGACCGGCATCTATTATTGCTTTACAAGTAAGTTCAATATCATATTCCACTTCTCTAATTTTTACTTCATTAGTGACATCGTTATAAACAACATAAGTAGCTTTAGTTCCTCCATGTCTTGGCTCTCCAACTGAACCTGCATTTACTATTCTTCGCATCGGCAATTGAATTTCTTTTTCTTGAGTATCTTTGGGAACAGCATTTTTGATCTTTACAGCAATTGAACCATCTGCTAATTCGCGAATATAAGGTTGGTGAGTATGACCACAAAATAGAATCTCTGCTCTGGCATTTTCAACTCTCTCAAGAGCTGCGAATGCATCCATATCGGGTAGAAGATATTCATGTTGACTATTAGGACTACCATGAACAAAAAGACACTTATCTTTACGTATTGAGTAGGGTAGATTAGCTAGATAATCCTTATTTTCTGTAGTTAATTTATCTGTAGTCCATTGATGAGCAAAATGACCTCTTTTTTCAGCAAGCTGAGAAGGATAACTACAATCGCAAGCATCTAATCCATCAACAACGTCTTCGTCCCAACATCCCTGACAAGTAGGAATTTCTTTATCTCTTATTAACTCAATAACCTCATTAGGTTGAGGACCATAACCCACTAGATCTCCAAGACAGGTAATATTTGTAATTCCTTGGAGTTCAATATCTTTTAAGACAGCCTCTACTGCAGGTAGATTTGCATGTAAACATGAGATGACAGCTTGATTCATTTTTAAGTTAACGGCGAGCAGTTTGTAATTGTGAATTTCTAAGTGAAGTTTGATGATGATCTAGTACAGCATCATTAAGAAGGCAATTATGAATCGTTGCTTTTATTGACTCGAAGTTTAAATTTTTCCCTTGTATAACAATTTCAGAACATCTTTCTGGTCTTCCATTAAGAGGGGCAACTTGGTTTAATGTTTGATATTGAGATCCTTGCTGACTGACTATCCAATTAAACAAGATGTAACGCCCATCAGGTAAGTTCATTAATGCTTTTGCTCTATATACATCCCCATAAGCACCATTAACTAATTCAAACCAAAAAGTATTCAAGCTTGCAGGATCCCAAATATGCTTTTGAAGATCAAGGCTTATTGATTCAATTTCTCTAAAATCTAAAGTATCTTTAATTGATAATTCTGGATCTCTACCAAAATGAAGATATCTATTTGGCTGGAGATTATATTTTTCAAGTTCATTAATAATTCTCAGATCAACTCCATTAATACCCTGAGATTTAGGTGTAAAAAATTGTGGAAATTCAATAATAATTAAAATGTTTTCTTTATCTTTCTCTGATATTGAGTTTGAAATAGATAAGTCTAATAAGTTAGGAATTTGATCTTTCAAAAAAGCAAAATCAATTTTTGAATTTATTGCTTGCTCTAAATTAATTTCGGAATATCCTCCTAGACGTAAGTAACCACAATTACCAGAATAATTCTTAAAAGTATTTAGTATCCAATTTGTCTTACCGCATCCTGGCGAACCTGATATTAAACAGACTTGACTCATAAAAAAATACTACCTAATGTATAAAATTTACACCAATATGAAAATGAAAATCATTTCTGTTTTCGATTTTAAATATTTATTTTTTGATTTAAGTGATAAAAACATTAATATTTAGAGAATTAATTACTCCATACCAACCATCACTTTCCTAAATAGATAATTTGATGGATAATTAACCTAGATTTGAACGTTTTTAATATTCTGTTCACACACCATTCACACATTGTAATTTTCTTCTAAATTATTGATATGACTGAAATAAACTACTGGCTAATGAAGAGTGAGCCAGATGCTTACAGCATAGATACTTTAAAAAATGACGGTGTAACTTTATGGGACGGAATAAGAAATTATCAGGCTAGAAATTTTATGAGAAAAATGAATAAAGGAGATATAGTTTTTTTCTATCATTCGAATTGTAAACCCCCAGGTATTGTGGGACTTATGGAGGTAATAGATCTAAATATTATTGATCCAACTCAATTTGATCAAGATTCAAAATACTTTGATCCAAAATCGAAACCTGATAATCCGAGGTGGGATTGTGTAAAAGTAGAATATAAATTTAAATCAGATAAGATTTTAAGTTTACCTGAATTAAAGATTTTATTTAATGAGGACGAGTTATTAGTCGTAAAAAAAGGAAATAGGTTATCTATATTACCTGTCAGAAATGATATTGCAAAAATACTACTAAAAAAAATATAAAAATTTTAATCCTCAAAATTGATTGAAAACATATTACCAATATAGAGTCTCGTTAAATCTCTATTTTGAAATCCTTTTTGCATCAAAAATCCTGCAATAGCGGCTTGTAATATCCTGTATTGATCCCAGTTAGGATGGTCCTCAACGAATTCTTTCATAGCCTTTTGAAGATTTTCTTGAAGTTCACATTTGAAACTTATTACTTCATCATTATGATTTAATACTTTTGAATTTTCGTCGTAATTTAACTCTTGCATATTGAAAAAACTTTGTTGGAATTTAAACTTACAAGATGTAGTTTTCTCCAAAATCACTAAATCGTCAACAAGCATTATTAAGATACAGTCTCAGGTAATAGAATAATGAGAATTCAGTCATAAATTGGGGAGTCATGGAAATCAATTTAGTAAATTTAAATAATACTTAAATATAAAGATTTATATAAAATTAGAAGTTTTCCACATGTTTTAGATTATCAGATATTTTTTTTTTAAATACTGTGGAAAAGTTGTGAAAAATTTTTTTTGAAAAGGGGAAATATTTTCTAAAATTTCCAATTTTATTTATCTTTTAATCCATTGATTCCCACATGTTTTTTATTTCATAAAATAAATTTTGTGCTATTGGTATCGGCCAATACATTTCGAAGGATCTAGTTTGGTCTTGGCTTTCAAAAACAAACCTTAAACTCCATTCATTCTTTTTTCCCTCTAACTGAATATACCAAGGAAGTTTTTCTAATTC from Prochlorococcus marinus XMU1410 includes:
- a CDS encoding phosphoesterase; the protein is MIERWALVSGLKGDLDTYELIQKDLKKTPGNITLFVLGDMIGPEKNCNRLLHRLINPKSNDLQPWCIYGWWEEQILLESGYRGDQRAEALRINKGEEVVKSLTNAVDKSFLDWIAALQFGFVELDCGLIHGSSKDVGENLTLDTPPLTLLDRLTRLQVNRLFTARSKQQFHLELTEGIVNSEVEDLNGNRKKEQKVPQKAVIGIGAGKNYTLYDVGTDNTQFVQAGYKTEKRIKGFGRL
- a CDS encoding metallophosphoesterase family protein, whose amino-acid sequence is MNQAVISCLHANLPAVEAVLKDIELQGITNITCLGDLVGYGPQPNEVIELIRDKEIPTCQGCWDEDVVDGLDACDCSYPSQLAEKRGHFAHQWTTDKLTTENKDYLANLPYSIRKDKCLFVHGSPNSQHEYLLPDMDAFAALERVENARAEILFCGHTHQPYIRELADGSIAVKIKNAVPKDTQEKEIQLPMRRIVNAGSVGEPRHGGTKATYVVYNDVTNEVKIREVEYDIELTCKAIIDAGLPPIFAWRLKNGFEFAEQAEDASHVCER
- a CDS encoding GTP-binding protein, with protein sequence MSQVCLISGSPGCGKTNWILNTFKNYSGNCGYLRLGGYSEINLEQAINSKIDFAFLKDQIPNLLDLSISNSISEKDKENILIIIEFPQFFTPKSQGINGVDLRIINELEKYNLQPNRYLHFGRDPELSIKDTLDFREIESISLDLQKHIWDPASLNTFWFELVNGAYGDVYRAKALMNLPDGRYILFNWIVSQQGSQYQTLNQVAPLNGRPERCSEIVIQGKNLNFESIKATIHNCLLNDAVLDHHQTSLRNSQLQTARR
- a CDS encoding EVE domain-containing protein — translated: MTEINYWLMKSEPDAYSIDTLKNDGVTLWDGIRNYQARNFMRKMNKGDIVFFYHSNCKPPGIVGLMEVIDLNIIDPTQFDQDSKYFDPKSKPDNPRWDCVKVEYKFKSDKILSLPELKILFNEDELLVVKKGNRLSILPVRNDIAKILLKKI
- a CDS encoding DUF2811 domain-containing protein — protein: MQELNYDENSKVLNHNDEVISFKCELQENLQKAMKEFVEDHPNWDQYRILQAAIAGFLMQKGFQNRDLTRLYIGNMFSINFED